A section of the Leptospira semungkisensis genome encodes:
- a CDS encoding lipoprotein LipL46 has protein sequence MAKLPILRSTALTLILGFTFACATGGGSGRKKKEEYTREGNTVTVIGEAPIYNGDKTNAKQRAIKDAKINAVRKVVGEEISNKSQASDGESLGSSLLSKTDAFVKTYDIVDEAEGKIDTQPILKLTVRCTIEDSKLSTAVDSLLADVGNPRVVVLIPSNIAGQSIAPLAGNNIAEAEVIKGLKKSGNKIVDPSSASKTVKPSTVNADAVASADTGSAIIQQAAASGAEVLIIATVETKDQDPTSELYGKKLDRPLYSTAATGSYKVILLWGDGKIVDSGLADGRGADITQKVSREKAISNWAESVSKKVSKQLKEEWFNLTENNTIILKFTGLNADEATKFKDDLTEFTAAKDVNVRTSDVNGSEWEVTYPGKDALFMDELVYKKDRGFGFLATKTLNVKSASRGVVTLEFVQNK, from the coding sequence ATGGCAAAGCTGCCCATCCTGCGGAGTACCGCTCTCACACTGATTTTAGGTTTCACTTTTGCATGCGCCACCGGAGGAGGATCCGGTCGTAAGAAAAAGGAAGAGTACACTAGAGAAGGAAATACCGTTACCGTTATCGGAGAGGCTCCGATTTATAACGGAGATAAAACCAACGCGAAACAAAGAGCCATCAAAGATGCAAAGATCAATGCGGTTCGTAAAGTTGTTGGTGAAGAAATTTCCAACAAAAGCCAAGCCTCCGACGGAGAAAGCTTAGGTTCTAGCCTACTTTCCAAGACAGATGCTTTCGTAAAAACCTATGATATCGTCGACGAAGCCGAAGGCAAGATCGACACCCAACCAATTCTCAAACTCACAGTTCGTTGCACGATCGAAGATTCTAAACTTTCTACCGCTGTTGACTCCCTCTTGGCAGATGTAGGAAATCCTAGAGTAGTAGTGTTAATACCATCCAACATTGCAGGTCAATCGATAGCCCCGCTTGCCGGCAATAATATCGCTGAGGCTGAAGTGATCAAAGGACTTAAAAAATCCGGAAATAAGATCGTTGATCCAAGTTCCGCTTCAAAGACAGTGAAACCTTCTACAGTGAATGCGGATGCAGTTGCCTCTGCTGATACTGGCTCTGCTATCATTCAGCAAGCTGCTGCTTCCGGAGCAGAGGTTTTGATTATTGCTACTGTGGAGACGAAAGACCAAGATCCAACTTCGGAACTTTATGGTAAAAAGTTAGATCGACCTCTTTACAGCACTGCCGCAACCGGCTCCTATAAAGTCATTCTCTTGTGGGGGGATGGAAAGATTGTAGATTCCGGTTTGGCTGACGGCCGCGGAGCGGATATCACTCAAAAAGTTTCCCGTGAAAAAGCGATATCTAACTGGGCAGAAAGCGTAAGCAAGAAAGTAAGCAAACAACTTAAAGAAGAATGGTTCAACCTCACTGAGAATAATACCATTATCCTGAAGTTTACCGGATTGAACGCTGACGAGGCTACTAAATTCAAAGATGATCTGACAGAGTTTACTGCTGCAAAAGATGTAAACGTCAGAACTTCCGATGTGAACGGATCCGAGTGGGAAGTAACCTACCCAGGAAAAGACGCTCTTTTTATGGATGAATTAGTCTATAAAAAAGACAGAGGATTTGGATTCTTAGCAACCAAGACTCTAAACGTTAAATCCGCTTCTAGAGGAGTGGTAACCTTAGAGTTTGTTCAGAACAAATAA
- a CDS encoding SRPBCC family protein → MVSRTENQKYGTYVSSQEIRFERILPGPIETVWEYLTDSEKRGTWLATGPMELKVGGKVQLHFLHSSLSEDKIYPEKFKQMENGVTGEETIVAYDPPRFLSMTWGADSEVSFELVEKGEDVLLTLKHYKLVNDGEKLLVSAGWHSHLDILVSKMFKEPVPLFWKNFLKYESDYERLREESKV, encoded by the coding sequence ATGGTGAGTCGTACTGAAAATCAGAAATATGGAACATACGTATCCAGCCAAGAGATACGTTTCGAGAGAATACTTCCAGGACCAATTGAAACGGTTTGGGAATATCTTACGGATTCGGAGAAGAGAGGAACTTGGTTAGCAACAGGTCCAATGGAACTGAAAGTAGGTGGAAAGGTGCAATTGCATTTTCTACATTCTTCTCTCTCGGAAGATAAGATCTATCCTGAAAAATTCAAGCAGATGGAAAACGGAGTCACAGGAGAAGAGACAATAGTCGCTTATGATCCTCCTCGTTTCTTGAGCATGACTTGGGGAGCAGATTCCGAAGTAAGTTTCGAATTAGTCGAGAAGGGAGAGGATGTTCTTCTTACTTTAAAACATTATAAACTGGTAAATGATGGAGAGAAGCTTCTCGTTTCTGCCGGCTGGCATTCTCACCTGGATATTCTCGTATCTAAAATGTTCAAGGAACCCGTTCCTCTATTCTGGAAGAATTTCCTGAAATACGAATCGGATTACGAAAGGCTTCGCGAGGAAAGCAAGGTCTAA
- a CDS encoding ArsR/SmtB family transcription factor — MQALDAISDPTRRKILELLFNGEKGAGEIAGHFDISSAAISQHLKVLRECNLIQVRVDGQRRMHSLDYKGWKEIQDWIDRAKVFWEGRLDALEKELKANKKRKEKI; from the coding sequence ATGCAGGCATTAGATGCGATTTCGGATCCGACCAGGAGAAAGATACTGGAACTCCTTTTCAACGGCGAAAAAGGGGCAGGGGAAATTGCCGGGCATTTCGATATCAGCTCCGCAGCTATCTCTCAGCATTTGAAAGTATTAAGAGAATGTAATTTGATCCAAGTTCGTGTAGATGGGCAAAGGAGGATGCATTCTTTGGATTACAAAGGTTGGAAGGAGATCCAAGACTGGATAGACCGAGCTAAAGTGTTCTGGGAAGGCAGATTGGATGCTCTGGAAAAGGAATTAAAAGCGAATAAGAAAAGAAAGGAGAAGATCTAA
- a CDS encoding flagellin, with protein sequence MIINHNLSAVNSHRSLKFNEQAVDKTMKALSSGMRINSAGDDASGLAVSEKLRTQINGLRQAERNTEDGMSFIQTAEGFLQQTSDIIQRIRVLAIQTSNGIYSPEDRQLVQVEVSALVDEVDRIASQAEFNRFKLFEGDFARGSKRASMWFHMGPNQNQRERFFIGTMTSRALKLTKADGRPIAVSSPGEANDVIGLADAALGKIMKQRADMGAYFNRLEYSAKGLMAAYENMQASESRIRDADMAEEMVALTTKQILVQSGTAMLVQANMKPNSVLKLLQM encoded by the coding sequence ATGATTATCAATCACAACCTGAGCGCGGTGAATTCTCACCGCTCTCTGAAGTTCAACGAGCAAGCTGTGGATAAAACCATGAAAGCTCTGTCTTCCGGTATGAGGATTAACTCAGCCGGTGACGATGCTTCTGGTTTGGCTGTCTCCGAGAAACTTCGGACCCAAATAAACGGTCTGAGGCAAGCGGAGAGAAATACGGAAGACGGAATGAGCTTCATCCAGACTGCAGAAGGTTTCCTTCAGCAGACCTCGGACATCATTCAACGGATCCGGGTTTTGGCCATCCAAACCTCGAATGGTATCTACAGCCCTGAAGACAGACAGTTGGTTCAGGTAGAAGTCTCTGCCTTAGTCGATGAAGTGGATCGGATTGCTTCTCAAGCTGAGTTCAACCGTTTCAAGCTCTTCGAAGGCGACTTCGCTAGAGGCTCCAAAAGAGCTTCTATGTGGTTCCATATGGGACCAAACCAGAACCAAAGGGAAAGGTTCTTCATTGGAACCATGACTTCCCGAGCGCTGAAGCTGACCAAAGCGGATGGCAGACCAATTGCGGTCTCTTCTCCAGGGGAAGCGAATGACGTGATCGGCTTGGCCGATGCGGCGCTTGGAAAGATCATGAAGCAGAGGGCGGATATGGGAGCTTACTTCAATAGGCTTGAATATTCCGCGAAAGGACTCATGGCTGCTTATGAAAATATGCAAGCTTCCGAGTCTAGAATTCGTGACGCTGATATGGCGGAGGAAATGGTTGCGCTGACCACAAAACAAATACTCGTGCAGAGTGGTACGGCGATGTTAGTGCAAGCCAATATGAAACCGAATTCGGTCCTTAAGCTTCTCCAAATGTAA
- a CDS encoding flagellin has product MIINHNLAAINSHRVLKFQNNEVAKNMEALSSGMRINRAGDDASGLAVSEKMRTQVKGLRQAERNTEDGMSLIQTTEGYLQETNDIIQRIRVLAIQSSNGIYGAEDRQMIQVEVSQLVDEIDRISSQAEFNKMALLQGDFARGSRTASMWFHIGPNQHQRERVYIATMTAKALNLIKADGSLLTLSTAEWANEAIGLLDDALMKINKQRANLGAYFNRLEHASKGLMVAYENIQASESRIRDADMAEETVSFTKNQILVQSGTAMLAQANVRPQSVLQLLR; this is encoded by the coding sequence ATGATCATTAACCATAACTTAGCCGCGATTAACTCCCACCGCGTTCTGAAGTTCCAGAACAACGAAGTGGCAAAAAACATGGAAGCTCTATCTTCCGGTATGCGTATCAACCGTGCCGGCGACGACGCTTCCGGTCTTGCTGTTTCTGAGAAGATGAGAACTCAGGTGAAAGGGCTTCGCCAAGCGGAGAGAAACACTGAGGACGGCATGTCCCTGATCCAAACTACGGAAGGATATCTTCAGGAAACTAACGATATCATCCAAAGGATCCGCGTACTTGCTATCCAATCTTCCAACGGTATCTACGGTGCTGAAGACCGTCAGATGATCCAAGTAGAAGTCTCTCAGCTCGTAGATGAGATTGATCGTATTTCCTCCCAAGCAGAGTTCAACAAGATGGCATTGCTCCAAGGCGATTTCGCTCGTGGATCAAGAACCGCTTCTATGTGGTTCCACATCGGACCGAACCAGCACCAGAGGGAACGCGTTTATATCGCAACTATGACCGCTAAGGCATTGAACCTGATCAAAGCTGACGGATCTCTGTTGACCTTGTCCACTGCAGAGTGGGCTAACGAAGCAATCGGACTTTTGGACGATGCTTTAATGAAGATCAACAAACAAAGAGCAAACCTCGGAGCTTACTTCAACCGTTTAGAGCACGCTTCTAAAGGCCTGATGGTAGCTTACGAGAACATCCAAGCTTCAGAGTCGAGAATCAGGGACGCGGATATGGCAGAGGAAACAGTATCGTTCACTAAGAATCAAATCTTAGTACAATCCGGTACTGCTATGTTAGCACAAGCTAACGTAAGACCTCAGTCTGTCCTCCAGTTACTTAGGTAA